A window of Hevea brasiliensis isolate MT/VB/25A 57/8 chromosome 14, ASM3005281v1, whole genome shotgun sequence contains these coding sequences:
- the LOC110669863 gene encoding ABC transporter G family member 6-like, whose amino-acid sequence MPRVVAGNFSPTIDTPPFYTQSMDLDCPPTLGRLLKRVGDVRKEATGDGSETPVHQVLELGDTNMEPPRSIPFILSFNNLTYSVKVSRKMNLPSVLNRGRRRHHLGPATAAEPVVGESMFTTTKTLLNDISGEARDGEILAVLGASGSGKSTLIDALANRIAKGSLKGTITLNGEVLESRMLKVISAYVMQDDLLFPMLTVEETLMFAAEFRLPRSLSKSKKKMRVQALIDQLGLRNAAKTVIGDEGHRGVSGGERRRVSIGIDIIHDPIILFMDEPTSGLDSTSAFMVVKVLQRIAQTGSIVIMSVHQPSYRILGLLDRLIFLSRGQTVYSGPPMHLPSFFAEFGHPIPENENRTEFALDLIRELEGSPGGTKSLVEFNKSWQNMKHTPNTEPDRHGLSLKEAISASISKGKLVSGATNNDASPNSMVPTFANPLWIEMAVLSKRSVTNSRRMPELFGIRLGAVLVTGFILATMFWQLDNSPKGVQERLGFFAFAMSTTFYTCADALPVFLQERYIFMRETAYNAYRRSSYVLSHALVSLPSLIFLSFSFAAITFWAVGLDGGFSGFFFYFLIIFASFWAGNSFVTFLSGVVPHVMLGYTIVVAILAYFLLFSGFFMNRDRIPPYWIWFHYMSLVKYPYEAVLQNEFHDPTKCFVRGVQIFDNTPLGSVPTSVKVRLLQTMSNTLGMTINSSTCLTTGSDILQQQGITDLSKWNCLWVTVAWGFLFRILFYLSLLLGSKNKRR is encoded by the coding sequence ATGCCTCGCGTTGTAGCGGGGAATTTCTCTCCCACTATTGATACGCCGCCGTTTTACACTCAGAGTATGGATCTTGATTGCCCTCCCACTCTTGGCCGGTTGCTTAAGCGCGTTGGTGATGTTCGGAAAGAAGCTACTGGTGATGGAAGTGAAACGCCGGTTCACCAAGTGCTTGAGCTCGGTGATACAAATATGGAGCCACCGAGGTCTATTCCTTTCATTCTCTCGTTCAATAACCTCACCTACAGCGTCAAAGTCAGCCGGAAAATGAACTTACCGAGTGTACTCAATCGGGGCCGCCGCCGCCACCACCTTGGACCTGCAACGGCTGCTGAGCCTGTGGTTGGAGAAAGCATGTTTACTACAACGAAGACTTTACTTAATGACATCTCCGGTGAGGCTCGCGATGGAGAGATTCTCGCTGTGCTTGGAGCCAGTGGATCGGGAAAATCAACGTTGATCGACGCATTAGCCAACCGGATAGCCAAGGGGAGCTTGAAAGGGACGATAACATTAAACGGTGAAGTTTTGGAATCGCGGATGTTGAAAGTGATATCAGCTTACGTGATGCAAGATGATTTACTATTCCCAATGCTCACCGTCGAAGAAACGCTCATGTTCGCAGCTGAATTCCGGCTGCCGAGAAGCTTATCAAAATCGAAGAAGAAAATGCGAGTCCAAGCTCTCATCGATCAGTTAGGGCTGCGAAACGCAGCCAAAACAGTCATAGGAGACGAAGGTCACCGAGGGGTCTCTGGAGGAGAACGACGTCGTGTTTCGATTGGAATAGATATAATCCATGACCCAATTATACTGTTCATGGATGAACCGACGTCCGGTTTGGACTCCACCAGTGCGTTTATGGTGGTGAAGGTTTTGCAGAGGATAGCACAGACTGGGAGTATAGTTATCATGTCCGTACACCAGCCGAGTTATCGGATTCTTGGTTTGCTAGATCGGTTGATATTTCTGTCTCGTGGCCAAACCGTTTACAGTGGACCTCCGATGCATTTGCCGTCGTTCTTCGCCGAGTTTGGTCATCCGATACCGGAAAACGAGAACCGGACAGAGTTTGCATTGGACCTCATTCGGGAACTTGAAGGATCTCCAGGAGGAACTAAAAGCTTGGTGGAGTTCAACAAATCATGGCAGAACATGAAGCATACTCCAAATACTGAACCAGACCGCCATGGATTGTCGCTGAAAGAAGCAATAAGCGCTAGCATTTCGAAAGGGAAATTGGTCTCTGGAGCAACGAACAATGACGCAAGCCCAAATTCAATGGTGCCCACATTTGCCAACCCACTTTGGATTGAAATGGCAGTTTTATCGAAAAGATCTGTGACCAATTCAAGAAGAATGCCTGAATTGTTTGGAATTCGACTGGGTGCAGTTTTGGTTACTGGGTTCATTTTAGCTACCATGTTTTGGCAGCTGGATAATTCACCCAAAGGGGTTCAAGAAAGATTAGGGTTTTTCGCATTTGCCATGTCCACTACTTTCTACACTTGTGCAGATGCTCTTCCAGTTTTCCTCCAAGAAAGGTACATTTTCATGAGAGAAACTGCTTACAATGCTTATAGAAGGTCCTCTTATGTTCTATCTCATGCGCTGGTTTCTTTACCTTCCTTGATTTTCCTTTCATTTTCCTTCGCGGCCATTACATTTTGGGCTGTGGGGCTCGACGGAGgtttttctggtttcttcttttatttcttgaTCATCTTTGCCTCCTTCTGGGCTGGAAACTCCTTTGTTACATTTCTATCCGGCGTCGTTCCTCATGTTATGCTCGGTTACACAATAGTTGTAGCCATCTTAGCCTATTTCCTTCTCTTCAGTGGCTTCTTCATGAACCGTGATCGAATCCCACCTTATTGGATTTGGTTTCATTACATGTCCCTTGTGAAATACCCCTACGAAGCAGTTTTGCAAAATGAATTTCACGATCCCACCAAGTGTTTTGTCAGAGGTGTTCAAATTTTCGACAATACTCCACTTGGGTCAGTGCCCACCTCAGTTAAAGTGAGATTACTCCAAACAATGAGCAATACATTAGGAATGA